From bacterium, the proteins below share one genomic window:
- a CDS encoding methyltransferase domain-containing protein, translating into MRNRERAGRTTRGGARLGALVAMVALLAGCAGTGAPRPENMPVDINDVFLDETMDVGQFVERFEGESRAVYAQRFAIVEALDLAPGDVVADIGAGTGFFSFLFADAVGRTGRVQAVEISPRFLEHLRAESARRGLENFDVVEGTTNSVELPTGETRVAFICDVYHHFEAPMDSLASLYEAIEPGGELVLIEFHRIEGVTPEFLLKHVRAGREVFQAEIESAGFVFKDEIELEGLDDNYVLRFTRP; encoded by the coding sequence ATGCGAAACCGGGAACGAGCGGGACGGACGACTCGAGGTGGGGCACGCCTGGGCGCGCTGGTGGCGATGGTCGCGCTCCTGGCGGGCTGCGCAGGGACCGGAGCGCCCCGCCCCGAGAACATGCCCGTCGACATCAACGATGTCTTCCTCGACGAAACGATGGACGTCGGCCAGTTCGTCGAACGCTTCGAGGGCGAGTCCCGGGCGGTCTACGCCCAGCGCTTCGCGATCGTCGAAGCCCTCGACCTCGCGCCGGGAGACGTCGTCGCCGACATCGGCGCGGGCACGGGCTTCTTCAGCTTCCTCTTTGCGGACGCCGTCGGCCGGACCGGCCGCGTCCAGGCGGTCGAGATCTCGCCCCGCTTTCTCGAGCACCTGCGCGCCGAGTCCGCGCGACGTGGACTCGAGAACTTCGACGTCGTCGAGGGCACGACGAACTCCGTCGAGCTCCCGACCGGCGAGACGCGGGTCGCCTTCATCTGCGACGTCTACCACCACTTCGAGGCGCCGATGGACTCCCTCGCGAGCCTCTACGAAGCGATCGAGCCCGGCGGCGAGCTCGTCCTGATCGAGTTCCACCGGATCGAGGGCGTTACCCCCGAGTTCCTCCTGAAGCACGTTCGTGCCGGGCGCGAGGTCTTCCAGGCGGAGATCGAGTCGGCGGGCTTCGTGTTCAAGGACGAGATCGAGCTCGAAGGACTCGACGACAACTACGTCCTGCGCTTCACGCGTCCCTGA
- a CDS encoding enoyl-CoA hydratase-related protein, protein MSLPYPCDPEDHVLTELVDHVLVVTINRPDRMNSIGGTVLTDLSRVFLEAEHDNDVRVILLTGAGRAFCSGLDLKDVSSGKTNTGAMGPTRINETPPMVMRRMDTPILCALNGAAAGYGMDMALGCDLIIASDKARFVPPIRRGAVPESGGTWLLPRLVGWHKASEIVMLGRILEAPDIERLGLANRVVPHDELMDQAMGWAQEMAHNAPLAVQAAKRTMRQGLDSTFEANSQAVMAEILQLFRTDDFKEAIMAFMQKRDAKFEGR, encoded by the coding sequence ATGTCCCTGCCCTACCCGTGCGATCCCGAGGACCACGTCCTGACCGAGCTCGTCGACCACGTCCTGGTCGTGACGATCAATCGCCCGGATCGGATGAACTCGATCGGTGGAACGGTCCTGACGGATCTCTCGCGCGTCTTCCTCGAAGCCGAACACGACAACGACGTGCGGGTCATCCTGCTGACCGGCGCGGGCCGCGCCTTCTGCTCCGGCCTCGACCTGAAAGACGTTTCGAGCGGAAAGACGAACACCGGTGCGATGGGGCCGACGCGGATCAACGAGACGCCGCCCATGGTCATGCGACGGATGGACACGCCGATCCTCTGCGCCCTGAACGGCGCCGCCGCGGGCTACGGCATGGACATGGCCCTCGGCTGCGACCTGATCATCGCCTCCGACAAGGCACGCTTCGTACCGCCGATCCGTCGTGGCGCCGTCCCGGAGAGCGGCGGCACCTGGCTCCTTCCCCGCCTCGTCGGCTGGCACAAGGCGAGCGAGATCGTGATGCTCGGCCGGATTCTCGAGGCACCCGACATCGAGCGGCTCGGACTCGCGAACCGCGTTGTGCCCCACGACGAGCTGATGGATCAGGCGATGGGCTGGGCCCAGGAAATGGCGCACAACGCGCCCCTCGCCGTCCAGGCGGCCAAGCGCACCATGCGTCAGGGGCTCGACTCGACCTTCGAGGCGAACTCCCAGGCGGTCATGGCGGAGATCCTCCAGCTCTTCCGGACCGACGACTTCAAGGAGGCGATCATGGCCTTCATGCAGAAGCGCGACGCCAAGTTCGAAGGTCGTTAG
- a CDS encoding PEP-CTERM sorting domain-containing protein, whose product MDDHERPVRGRVRQRIAAPLLGLFMMTATTVSAASFESLGLFPESGFQAISADGISGDGSVVVGRAQVGLGAGTLRMMRWTAETGLEGLGPAIAFGVSNDGTVVVGRGSGGSEGSGGLRWEEGSGFQDLGALGGGVTSAYDVSADGSVVVGITGGVPGFRWTDATGMQGLPGFGGSASGFGAANAVSANGGIIVGETAGAPALWAGTANPIDLGAIGDAPFGRALGVSADGVVAVGFSGTQPFRWTAATGIQDLGLTSSEDTEGQALDVSADGNVVVGFVRYGGSFPDIGSAATIWDPVNGQRRLQDVLGALVDLEGWHLEEATAISDDGRTIVGNGRAPDGSSQAWIAVIPEPSTALLMALGLLGLSGAPRR is encoded by the coding sequence ATGGACGACCACGAGCGACCGGTACGGGGTCGAGTCCGGCAACGGATCGCCGCTCCGCTGCTCGGCCTGTTCATGATGACCGCGACGACGGTGTCCGCCGCGTCTTTCGAGAGTCTCGGTCTCTTTCCTGAATCGGGCTTCCAGGCGATCAGCGCCGACGGGATCTCCGGCGACGGAAGCGTCGTCGTCGGGCGGGCCCAGGTCGGGCTCGGCGCGGGCACACTCCGGATGATGCGCTGGACGGCGGAGACGGGCCTCGAGGGGCTCGGGCCTGCGATCGCATTCGGTGTCTCGAACGACGGAACGGTCGTGGTCGGCCGTGGGAGTGGCGGAAGCGAGGGAAGCGGCGGGTTGCGCTGGGAAGAGGGAAGCGGCTTCCAGGATCTCGGCGCGCTCGGCGGCGGTGTGACCAGCGCCTACGACGTCTCTGCCGACGGATCGGTCGTCGTCGGGATCACGGGCGGCGTGCCCGGTTTCCGCTGGACGGATGCGACGGGGATGCAGGGACTCCCCGGATTCGGGGGCAGCGCGAGTGGCTTCGGCGCCGCGAACGCGGTCTCGGCGAACGGCGGGATCATCGTCGGCGAAACGGCCGGCGCTCCGGCTCTCTGGGCGGGCACGGCGAATCCGATCGACCTGGGCGCGATCGGAGACGCGCCCTTCGGTCGAGCACTCGGCGTGTCCGCGGACGGCGTCGTTGCGGTCGGCTTCAGTGGCACGCAGCCCTTTCGCTGGACCGCGGCGACCGGCATCCAGGATCTCGGCTTGACTTCGAGCGAAGATACGGAGGGCCAGGCGCTGGACGTTTCCGCCGACGGCAACGTCGTGGTCGGCTTCGTTCGCTACGGCGGGAGCTTCCCGGACATCGGGTCGGCGGCCACGATCTGGGATCCGGTGAACGGGCAGCGACGCCTTCAGGACGTCCTCGGAGCCCTCGTCGATCTCGAGGGCTGGCACCTCGAGGAGGCGACCGCCATCAGCGACGACGGCCGCACGATCGTCGGCAACGGGCGCGCGCCCGACGGTTCGAGCCAGGCCTGGATCGCCGTGATTCCCGAACCGTCGACGGCGCTGTTGATGGCGCTCGGCCTGCTGGGACTCTCGGGCGCCCCGCGGCGCTGA
- a CDS encoding DUF5718 family protein — protein sequence MDWERVIGLGVAGNFTGHLEQAGEADDFKDLVIEDANAPKGVFPFYVPGDGDHFLHTFPVSSDTIRLGSEDENHQIEPEVSLLCELTYDGDRVVAVTPRRAMAHNDCSIRREGAKKISEKKNWGADTKGTSAQSIEIDRFEAGGILDHCRIASFLLRDGALTDYGVDSPASNYSYMYGRLLDWLVEKLNGQVDEGPLENISEWLRIAGRPAEALISIGATRYTDFGETTFLARGDQSIVIVYDGRAFDAERIRAIARGDVEAPAEGLAVLRQNVI from the coding sequence GTGGATTGGGAACGAGTGATCGGGCTCGGCGTGGCCGGCAACTTCACGGGCCACCTCGAGCAGGCCGGCGAGGCCGACGACTTCAAGGACCTCGTCATCGAGGACGCGAACGCGCCGAAGGGCGTCTTCCCCTTCTACGTCCCCGGCGACGGCGACCACTTCCTCCACACGTTCCCGGTCTCGAGCGACACGATCCGACTCGGCTCCGAAGACGAGAACCACCAGATCGAACCCGAGGTGTCGCTCCTCTGCGAGCTCACCTACGACGGCGACCGCGTGGTCGCGGTCACGCCGCGCCGGGCCATGGCCCACAACGACTGTTCGATCCGCCGCGAAGGCGCGAAGAAGATCAGCGAGAAGAAGAACTGGGGCGCGGACACCAAGGGGACCAGCGCCCAGTCGATCGAGATCGACCGCTTCGAGGCGGGCGGGATCCTCGACCACTGCCGGATCGCTTCCTTCCTGCTCCGCGATGGCGCACTCACGGACTACGGCGTCGACTCGCCCGCGTCGAACTACAGCTACATGTACGGCCGCCTGCTCGACTGGCTGGTCGAGAAGCTCAACGGCCAGGTCGACGAAGGCCCCCTCGAGAACATCTCCGAGTGGCTCCGTATCGCCGGTCGCCCCGCGGAGGCGCTGATCTCGATCGGTGCGACGCGGTACACCGACTTCGGTGAGACCACTTTCCTCGCCCGTGGCGACCAGTCGATCGTCATCGTCTACGACGGGCGTGCCTTCGACGCCGAGCGGATCCGGGCGATCGCGCGCGGGGACGTCGAAGCCCCGGCCGAAGGGCTCGCGGTCCTTCGTCAGAACGTGATCTAG
- a CDS encoding M20 family metallopeptidase, whose product MSAAPILPACARGFLEEAKAIQPRLVDLRRRIHREPEIGVDNPRTRQKVQDELADLDLDVRLHEETSGLVAVLRGGKPGRRILLRGDTDALPMPEQTGLDFASEIDGAMHACGHDAHTAMLTGAARLLAARREDLAGEVVFMFQPGEEGFGGAEVMLREGMPDFDACFALHVAPQIPTGRVGSRAGAIMASFDDFEIEVRGRGGHASMPSDCIDPIPIAAEIVLALQSFVTRRIPAADPGVLTVSQIHGGTTSNVIPDVVRLNGTLRALSDRTRARLLEALPRICEGIASTHQATAVVDIQGGYPVVMNDAAFDAFARETAAELLGERAPILLPAPIMGAEDFAYVLDRAPGVMMLLGVRPPDEKDPQPCHSSRMMLDEDAMALGSALHATIATRYLAAG is encoded by the coding sequence ATGTCCGCCGCCCCGATCCTGCCCGCCTGCGCCCGGGGCTTCCTCGAAGAAGCGAAGGCGATCCAGCCCCGTCTGGTCGACCTCCGTCGCCGGATCCACCGGGAGCCCGAGATCGGCGTCGACAATCCGCGGACGCGGCAGAAGGTCCAGGACGAGCTCGCGGATCTCGACCTCGACGTCCGGCTACACGAAGAGACGAGCGGCCTGGTCGCGGTCCTTCGCGGCGGGAAGCCCGGCCGCCGTATCCTGCTCCGCGGCGACACCGACGCCCTGCCCATGCCCGAGCAGACCGGGCTCGACTTCGCGAGCGAGATCGACGGCGCGATGCACGCCTGCGGACACGATGCCCATACCGCGATGCTCACCGGAGCCGCTCGCCTCCTGGCTGCAAGGCGGGAGGACCTCGCCGGCGAGGTCGTCTTCATGTTCCAGCCCGGCGAAGAGGGCTTCGGCGGTGCCGAGGTGATGCTGCGCGAAGGCATGCCGGACTTCGACGCCTGCTTCGCGCTCCACGTCGCGCCCCAGATCCCGACCGGGCGCGTGGGCTCGCGGGCCGGCGCGATCATGGCGAGCTTCGACGACTTCGAGATCGAGGTCCGCGGCCGCGGCGGCCACGCGTCGATGCCGAGCGACTGCATCGACCCGATCCCGATCGCGGCCGAGATCGTGCTCGCGCTCCAGAGCTTCGTCACGCGCCGGATCCCGGCGGCGGATCCGGGCGTACTGACCGTCTCGCAGATCCACGGCGGCACGACGAGCAACGTCATCCCCGACGTCGTGCGGCTGAACGGCACCCTGCGCGCACTCTCCGACCGGACGCGCGCGAGGCTGCTCGAGGCGCTTCCGCGGATCTGTGAGGGCATCGCGTCGACCCACCAGGCAACGGCGGTGGTCGACATCCAGGGTGGCTATCCGGTCGTGATGAACGACGCCGCTTTCGACGCGTTCGCGCGGGAGACCGCGGCGGAGCTCCTCGGCGAGCGGGCGCCGATCCTCCTCCCCGCGCCGATCATGGGAGCCGAGGACTTCGCCTACGTGCTCGATCGCGCACCGGGCGTGATGATGCTCCTCGGCGTGCGTCCGCCCGACGAGAAGGATCCCCAGCCCTGCCATTCGAGCCGCATGATGCTCGACGAGGATGCGATGGCCCTCGGCAGCGCACTCCACGCGACGATCGCGACCCGCTACCTCGCGGCGGGATGA
- a CDS encoding class I SAM-dependent methyltransferase → MGFYENRILPRLIDAACSTPPILKQREKVVPEARGRILEVGMGSAINLPFYDPDKVEMVWGLEPSEGMRQKAAPRLEQVPSPVEWLGLPGEEIPLEDDSADTVLLTFTLCTIPDFGTALAQMKRVLKPGGRLLFAEHGASPDPRLRKWQDRWNPLWKRLAGGCHINRVVPRLIEEAGFEIEALETMALPGTPPIAAFQYWGSAKGR, encoded by the coding sequence ATGGGCTTCTACGAGAACCGCATCCTGCCCCGTCTGATCGACGCCGCATGCTCCACCCCGCCGATCCTGAAGCAGCGCGAGAAAGTCGTGCCGGAAGCCCGCGGACGAATCCTCGAGGTCGGGATGGGGTCGGCGATCAATCTGCCCTTCTACGATCCGGACAAGGTCGAGATGGTCTGGGGGCTCGAGCCATCCGAGGGAATGCGCCAGAAGGCCGCGCCCCGTCTGGAACAGGTTCCCTCTCCGGTCGAGTGGCTGGGACTGCCGGGGGAGGAGATCCCGCTCGAGGACGACAGCGCGGATACGGTGCTGTTGACGTTCACGCTCTGCACGATCCCGGATTTCGGGACGGCGCTCGCGCAGATGAAGCGGGTCTTGAAGCCCGGCGGACGGCTCCTCTTCGCGGAGCACGGCGCCTCGCCGGATCCGCGTCTCCGCAAGTGGCAGGACCGATGGAATCCGCTCTGGAAGCGGCTCGCAGGCGGGTGCCACATCAACCGCGTAGTGCCGAGGCTGATCGAGGAAGCAGGCTTCGAGATCGAGGCCCTCGAGACGATGGCGCTCCCGGGGACGCCGCCGATCGCCGCGTTCCAGTACTGGGGCTCTGCGAAGGGGCGCTAG
- a CDS encoding ZIP family metal transporter codes for MIGIKLALLIAILVAGAAGAAMPLRRRNAAGSDRLLGWGNAFAAGVFLAAGLVHMLPDADRTWTALGHDYPTAFALAGLAFVFMLLVEHVLLPEQAHEEMHAPSGERFAHIAERHHHAGAHSGDAIAAYAVLVALSIHSLLAGLALGAEAELSRALVIWLAIIAHKTAAGFALGVSLARSELPTRQSWTLVALFAAATPAGGLIGAILGEVVEGRLGAGLEATFLSIAGGTFVYVATFDILRDEFPAPGGRFAKWCVLTAGVAAMSALALWT; via the coding sequence GTGATCGGAATCAAGCTCGCACTCCTGATCGCGATCCTCGTCGCCGGTGCCGCCGGCGCGGCGATGCCGCTCCGACGCCGGAACGCGGCGGGAAGCGATCGTCTGCTGGGATGGGGCAACGCCTTCGCCGCCGGCGTGTTCCTCGCTGCGGGTCTCGTCCACATGTTGCCGGATGCGGACCGGACCTGGACCGCCCTCGGACACGACTACCCGACCGCCTTCGCCCTCGCCGGCCTCGCCTTCGTCTTCATGCTCCTCGTCGAACACGTCCTGCTCCCGGAGCAGGCCCACGAAGAGATGCACGCGCCGAGCGGCGAACGCTTCGCGCACATCGCCGAGCGCCACCACCACGCGGGGGCGCACAGCGGCGACGCCATCGCGGCCTATGCCGTCCTGGTCGCCCTCTCGATCCACTCGCTCCTGGCCGGCCTCGCGCTCGGCGCGGAGGCGGAGCTCTCCCGAGCCCTCGTGATCTGGCTCGCGATCATCGCGCACAAGACGGCCGCCGGGTTCGCGCTCGGCGTATCGCTCGCGCGAAGCGAGCTCCCGACGCGCCAGAGCTGGACCCTCGTCGCACTCTTCGCCGCGGCGACCCCGGCCGGCGGCCTGATCGGCGCGATCCTCGGCGAGGTCGTGGAAGGTCGCCTCGGGGCGGGCCTCGAGGCCACGTTCCTGTCGATCGCGGGCGGAACCTTCGTCTACGTCGCGACCTTCGACATCCTGCGCGACGAGTTTCCCGCCCCGGGCGGCCGCTTCGCGAAATGGTGCGTCTTGACCGCCGGCGTCGCCGCGATGAGCGCCCTCGCGCTCTGGACCTGA
- a CDS encoding 2,4'-dihydroxyacetophenone dioxygenase family protein, giving the protein MAAPLVPDSIHIGADDLPFVDIGEGAKLKVLQVKLGENLWIIENVFQAGYEVIRHRHTGPVFGYTTAGAWKYKEYDYVNRAGSFLYEPAGSIHTLQGIEDETRVWFQMYGANVNLDDDGNVVSVVDASTTLAFYLEACKQAGYGEPNVLVE; this is encoded by the coding sequence ATGGCCGCCCCGCTCGTTCCCGACTCGATCCACATCGGTGCCGATGATCTTCCCTTCGTCGACATCGGCGAAGGCGCCAAGCTCAAGGTGCTGCAGGTGAAGCTCGGCGAGAACCTCTGGATCATCGAGAACGTCTTCCAGGCCGGCTACGAGGTCATCCGCCATCGGCACACCGGTCCGGTCTTCGGCTACACGACCGCCGGCGCGTGGAAGTACAAGGAGTACGACTACGTGAACCGGGCGGGATCCTTCCTCTACGAGCCCGCCGGCTCGATCCACACCCTGCAGGGCATCGAGGACGAGACCCGCGTCTGGTTCCAGATGTACGGGGCGAACGTGAACCTCGACGACGACGGCAACGTGGTGAGCGTCGTCGATGCGTCGACCACCCTGGCGTTCTACTTGGAGGCCTGCAAGCAGGCGGGCTACGGCGAGCCGAACGTCCTGGTCGAATAA
- a CDS encoding TcfC E-set like domain-containing protein: MRARTGRRALLALACALTWTGIGWGQETTRPASPSDPPVFIVEEGAPPGFENLDVPQRTLIDVSYGGRDLPVASATYTDTTIRFDDPEAIVREIDNLLYPTRVLEALRGRLHANVDRACVEPGVPAGCGLLQPEEAGVIFDASRFHVEIFVNRSLLRLSRISEDDRLPPPSEEWTGLATLGGSLSGTAESDTNYSFRASTLLAKGATHLDFQSDVQTGGNYVVDRLTLHHDRKDWQYSAGLFRSTPFRILGETEIVGFRARTSLKTRTRLYLDRAYGSRLRVFLQRRSLVQVFRDGRLLVGGIYDVGNQEIDTSELPNGAYEVEIRIKDPISGEQRESQFFAKTTDLPPLGQIHFNVEGGFLRDRRDPSVPLDVSGAPLLRFSSAMRTSKQFGLDFDMALVDEETLFTAGALWLGRNTVLQAGPLVTSRGAVGSSFFGAYERGPFFANANLRGVWGDSGSRFLRIPSTDFIYSTAYTWKNVRFALRGDVRERAFDREPRFSITPSVSVPLFRRSRLRGDLRFEYTHGDQGNVFFARIDLLEWVKDFQFSQSATGRFEDTRGRPRGIAEADLRARWRSPASMPADVQADVRLARRRDRTASGITTDVRSHRGSVNAFVEYNVYDRNEQPETFYGTQFSIGVVGDRDGVEALGDSTGSSAVLVEIGGDYENGLFEVWVNEARVTNARVGQPALVPLPPYAEYRVRIASTGGQSLTYDSKPRSVVLYPGTSARLHWEIRRVFVLIAAVVWPDGAPVAHGVVYGGVEIATTDENGFLQADVSGAGRLRIEVPEREDACWIDIPANEAKEDFVVLDELTCLDSDTLAATRPSVATAPVSAR, translated from the coding sequence ATGCGGGCTCGCACAGGGAGGCGAGCGCTGCTCGCTCTCGCGTGCGCGCTCACCTGGACAGGAATCGGATGGGGACAGGAGACGACGCGACCCGCGTCGCCGTCCGACCCGCCCGTCTTCATCGTCGAAGAAGGCGCGCCGCCGGGCTTCGAGAACCTCGACGTCCCGCAGCGCACGCTGATCGACGTCTCCTACGGAGGGCGCGATCTCCCCGTCGCGAGTGCCACCTACACCGACACCACGATCCGCTTCGACGACCCGGAGGCGATCGTGCGCGAGATCGACAACCTGCTCTATCCGACGCGGGTCCTGGAGGCGCTTCGAGGACGACTCCATGCGAACGTCGATCGCGCCTGTGTCGAGCCCGGCGTCCCCGCCGGCTGCGGCCTCCTTCAGCCCGAAGAGGCGGGTGTGATCTTCGACGCGAGCCGATTCCACGTCGAGATCTTCGTGAACCGAAGTCTGCTTCGGCTCTCGCGAATCAGTGAAGACGATCGGCTGCCCCCGCCGTCGGAGGAATGGACGGGCCTCGCGACGCTCGGCGGTTCCCTCTCTGGCACGGCGGAGAGCGACACCAACTACAGCTTCCGCGCCTCGACGCTTCTCGCGAAGGGCGCGACCCATCTCGACTTCCAGAGCGACGTCCAGACCGGCGGCAACTACGTCGTCGACCGCCTCACCCTCCACCACGATCGCAAGGATTGGCAGTATTCCGCCGGGCTCTTCCGCTCGACGCCGTTTCGCATCCTCGGCGAGACGGAGATCGTCGGCTTCCGGGCGCGTACGTCGCTCAAGACCCGAACGCGCCTCTACCTGGACCGGGCCTACGGCAGTCGTCTCCGGGTCTTCCTCCAGCGCCGCTCCCTCGTACAGGTCTTCCGGGACGGGCGACTGCTCGTCGGCGGGATCTACGACGTCGGCAACCAGGAGATCGACACCTCCGAGCTGCCCAACGGTGCCTACGAGGTCGAGATCCGGATCAAGGACCCGATCTCCGGCGAGCAAAGGGAAAGCCAGTTCTTCGCGAAGACGACCGACCTCCCGCCCCTCGGACAGATCCACTTCAACGTGGAGGGGGGCTTCCTTCGGGATCGTCGTGACCCGAGCGTTCCCCTCGACGTCTCGGGCGCCCCGCTCCTGCGTTTCAGCTCCGCGATGCGAACGAGCAAGCAGTTCGGGCTCGATTTCGACATGGCCCTCGTCGACGAGGAGACGCTCTTCACAGCGGGCGCGCTCTGGCTCGGTCGGAACACCGTCCTGCAAGCCGGCCCCCTCGTCACCAGTCGCGGTGCGGTCGGCAGCAGTTTCTTCGGCGCCTACGAGCGCGGTCCCTTCTTCGCGAACGCCAACCTCCGCGGCGTGTGGGGCGACAGCGGCTCCCGCTTCCTTCGCATCCCCTCGACGGACTTCATCTACTCGACGGCCTACACCTGGAAGAACGTGCGCTTCGCGCTCCGCGGCGACGTCCGCGAGCGCGCCTTCGATCGCGAGCCGCGCTTCTCGATCACCCCCTCCGTCTCGGTTCCGCTCTTCCGGCGTTCGAGGCTCCGCGGGGACCTCCGCTTCGAGTACACCCACGGCGACCAGGGCAACGTGTTCTTCGCGAGGATCGACCTCCTCGAGTGGGTGAAGGATTTCCAGTTCAGCCAATCGGCCACCGGGCGTTTCGAGGACACCCGCGGCCGACCTCGGGGCATCGCCGAGGCGGACCTACGCGCGCGCTGGCGCAGCCCCGCGTCGATGCCGGCGGACGTGCAGGCCGACGTCCGCCTGGCTCGCAGGCGCGATCGAACGGCCTCGGGGATCACCACCGACGTCCGCAGCCATCGCGGCTCGGTGAACGCGTTCGTCGAATACAACGTCTACGACCGCAACGAGCAGCCGGAGACGTTCTACGGAACGCAGTTCAGCATCGGCGTCGTGGGCGATCGCGACGGCGTGGAAGCGCTCGGAGACTCGACCGGGTCGAGTGCGGTCCTCGTCGAGATCGGCGGGGACTACGAGAACGGGCTCTTCGAGGTCTGGGTGAACGAGGCCCGGGTCACCAACGCGCGCGTCGGCCAGCCCGCTCTGGTCCCGCTCCCGCCCTACGCCGAGTACCGGGTCCGCATCGCCTCGACGGGCGGCCAGTCGCTCACCTACGACTCGAAGCCCCGCAGCGTGGTGCTCTATCCGGGAACGAGCGCACGTCTCCATTGGGAGATCCGACGGGTCTTCGTCCTGATCGCGGCGGTCGTCTGGCCCGACGGCGCGCCGGTCGCCCACGGCGTCGTCTACGGGGGCGTCGAGATCGCGACGACCGACGAGAACGGCTTCCTCCAGGCCGATGTCTCCGGCGCCGGACGCCTTCGAATCGAAGTTCCGGAACGCGAGGATGCGTGCTGGATCGACATCCCCGCCAACGAGGCGAAGGAAGACTTCGTCGTACTCGACGAGCTCACGTGTCTCGACTCGGACACGCTCGCCGCGACACGACCGTCGGTCGCGACCGCGCCGGTCAGTGCACGCTGA
- a CDS encoding enoyl-CoA hydratase has translation MSQPIGSTVLYEVEDAIATITMNRPEARNALSMALQRDLSAALARADADDAVRVVILTGAGKAFTAGVDLKEFGQIGGQTEGDADGERPDIWQAIEACTKPIIGAVNGPAITGGFEVALACDVLVAGRSARFADTHGRVGVLPGAGLSQRLSRAIGIYRAKYLSLTGNFLDGQTAFDWGLVSHVVDDDTLMETAGQIARDMLGLQPHMLPAMKKVIDDGFAMTFGDAMPMESERSRAQIREADAWRGAGEAFSGVRDRGREQNG, from the coding sequence ATGAGCCAGCCCATTGGATCGACCGTCCTCTACGAAGTCGAAGACGCGATCGCCACGATCACGATGAATCGCCCGGAAGCGCGCAACGCGCTCTCGATGGCGCTCCAGCGCGACCTTTCGGCCGCGCTCGCTCGAGCCGATGCGGACGATGCGGTTCGGGTCGTCATCCTGACCGGCGCGGGCAAGGCCTTCACCGCCGGCGTCGACCTGAAGGAGTTCGGGCAGATCGGGGGCCAGACCGAGGGCGACGCCGACGGCGAGCGCCCGGACATCTGGCAGGCGATCGAGGCCTGTACCAAGCCGATCATCGGCGCCGTGAACGGCCCGGCGATCACCGGCGGCTTCGAGGTCGCCCTCGCCTGCGACGTGCTGGTCGCCGGACGGAGCGCGCGCTTCGCCGACACCCACGGTCGCGTCGGCGTCCTGCCCGGAGCCGGCCTCTCCCAGCGACTCTCCCGGGCGATCGGAATCTACCGCGCCAAGTATCTCTCGCTGACGGGCAACTTCCTCGATGGCCAGACCGCCTTCGACTGGGGCCTCGTGAGTCACGTGGTCGACGACGACACGCTCATGGAGACCGCCGGGCAGATCGCCCGCGACATGCTCGGGCTACAACCGCACATGCTTCCGGCCATGAAGAAGGTGATCGACGACGGCTTCGCGATGACCTTCGGCGACGCGATGCCGATGGAGTCCGAGCGGTCCCGGGCGCAGATCCGCGAGGCGGACGCCTGGCGCGGGGCGGGCGAGGCCTTCTCGGGCGTCCGCGACCGCGGCCGCGAGCAGAACGGCTAG